A stretch of DNA from Oryza brachyantha chromosome 4, ObraRS2, whole genome shotgun sequence:
ATTTTTGGAGCTCGCTTTCCCTTTACGAGAGCCTGGGCGTTCGCgatcttacttttttttttggcacccCGAGTTTGCTCTATTTTCCGCTTAGATATGTTCATTAATTCGTTAAATTGGGTCGCCATCTCCACATTTGGAAGGTTGTTAAACTGACTCGGGAAGCCATTAATCTGTTCACTTGTCCATTTTATGGTGATATCTGTGTTAGTATGGTCAAACTAATTATGCTTTATGCGCACTCGTGATTTGAGGAGCAGATTAGTTTTGTTAGTCCTGCATCTTAAGAGTGATTTTGGCTGCAAGCTCGTGGTAATAGAGTAATTTGAGCGGAATACATGTTTCTGTGTAGCGGAGGAGGACCATGGGGAGTCGTATGAGCTGCCGGCCTTTCAGGAATTCTCCTTCGAGCAGCTGCGGCTGGCCACCTCAGGCTTTGCGGTGGAGAACATCGTGTCTGAGCACGGTGAGAAGGCGCCCAATGTGGTATACAAGGGGAAGCTCGATGCACAGCGCCGCATCGCTGTGAAGAGGTTCAACCGTTCCGCATGGCCTGACCCACGGCAGTTCTTGGTACCCTATTGTCTTCACCTTAATCCTTTTTGCATTCCTAACGATGTGCATTAGCTTGGTGCCAATGGTAGTTGGGCACCTGGTGGTTATTGTGGGAATGGTAGATTCTGTTCTGTTTATAAGTGGATGAATTGGTTTCTAGGTTTGGGTTGTCTCATATCATGGAGGTTGTTGATGCATACCTGTTCCTGAGATGATATGCATGCTTGTTCTTTACTTATTGGGAAATTTGCAAccgtgccattataattttgcaaagttagaaATATACCACTAgtatctcaatgacatgtagggtctacatgagtcaatgacacgtgggcTAGGATGGCATATCTACGATTTCGCATtattataatggcatctttACAATTTTCCCTTACTTATTTGGCTTTTGGGTGGAATATGATGGCTTGCCGTTCAAATTGTGGCATCTGCCAACTGTTTGAACAACATATCCCTTTTGGTATGATTATTAGATTCCAATACTAAACAAGTGTCAGACAGCAATCATTACAGTTAGTATCATCATCATTTTGTGGATTATATGTTTAATTGCTAAATCACTCCATTAGTTGCTCTGTATGAGTTAGTGTCTcagtaattataaaattactaTGACCTGTTGTCAGTATTATGTAGTTTTCACTGCATTAGGTCTAGCTCTTCCTGTGGACAATGCTTTTTATGTCTTGTTATTTTGCTACACTACCATGTCATTTGTTTATGGTTTCTATTCTACATGCTATTAAAATGACAATAATGTagagatttttcttttgcaacttATAGAAGCCCGTTGTCCATATTGATGGCATTTCTTGTGTATGTAAATGGTGAAATCTACGTCCTGTTTGTTgatccaaaattttgtttgcctGCCTGCCCATATATGGCTGTGGTAAATTCTCTAAGATCatctaataaatattttggggGAAATAACTCTGCTTCAGGAAGAAGCTAAATCAGTTGGACAACTCCGGAGCAAAAGGTTAGCAAATTTGCTTGGCTGTTGCTGTGAAGGTGATGAGAGATTGCTTGTTGCAGAGTACATGCCCAATGACACACTAGCAAAGCATCTTTTTCATTGTAAGTAGCATTTCCTGTTGCATGCCTTATAACTTTTATGTTGTTGTTATCACATTTATAATTCTTCTGTTCATGGTTGCATTTTCTGCATCATATATAGATAGGATATCTAGAGCAGAAACTGAGAGTAAATTGTGTAGGCGGAAGACCACTACTGCAAAGACTCATGCACTCTGTATTTGAGCTTTCTTGTTGGGCCTCTAAGTTCACCAATGCATCTGAACTGAGGAGATTCATTCACattatttttccaaaattGAAACTGCATCTCTTACCATACATTTCTGTCTTACAAAATTAATGATTTAATACCAGCAGTCCTAAGATTgatgtaatattttctaacttattattttatgATTCCACAGGGGAGTCGCAAGCAATGAAATGGCCCATGAGATTAAGAGTTGTTCTCTATCTTGCTGAGGCTTTAGAATATTGCACCAGTAAGGGGCGTGCTCTGTACCATGATCTTAATGCCTACAGAGTTCTCTTTGATGACGTGAGTATCATATAGATTGTTCTTGTAATATGTTCATCTGTGTGTTTTGAAACATTTGTACCTTGTTTGCACGACGCAGGACTGTAACCCTAGGCTTTCATGTTTTGGCCTCATGAAGAACAGCCGAGATGGTAAAAGCTATAGTACCAATTTGGCATTTACTCCTCCAGAATACATGAGAACTGGTTGGTCCCTTCTTATTTTTTCCAACATCGTAAAGCTTAGTTAATTCCTTTAGTTTTGAGCGTTATAATCTATACATGATATTTCTGATCAGAAACTTAGATTGTGTTGCTTCTTTACATACCGTGAATTGAACCTTGTCCATGTAGACGTCCTTAACCTTGGTAAAGTTCGAGGGCTCAATTTTTCTCTGGAGAATTCCAATACAACGTGGTTTCaatttatgttaaatttttGCAGCATTTTCGTAACTTCCTACATTGGATTATTACAATTGTACCATAACGTTTCCTTTTGTGAAATGAATTTGCAGACCTCAACATACCATTACATTAGTACTTCTAAATTCATGGTGCTgttatattttcctttttaaacAGCATTTGGTTTAATGTTAGAGTCAGAATTGTACATCTATAAATAACTTATTGGAAAGCATgacccccctctctctttcgTTGTACTTGGCGGCAAATTCTTATTTGGTTAATTAGGTGTAAGTTCACTGCTGTAAAAGATGAAGTGTTGTTAATTTTACTCTATAGTTTGGCTCTTAACACCACCTTCTCACTCTTACATTCACTATTTTGGTTTACCTGCAGGACGTATCACACCTGAGAGTGTCATTTACAGCTTTGGTACCTTGCTCTTGGATGTTCTTAGTGGAAAGCATATACCTCCTAGCCATGTATGACTTTGAGCTTTATCTCACCTATGCACCATTTTGCACTCACTGCCTTGGCATCCTGTCATGACTGTACAATTTGTTCTGTACGCATCCTTGAAAGAAGTTTAgcaatttattatatatgcaaTAAGAAATGCATAAATATGAATCCTAAGTATTTCATGTATAAATTATGTCATTCAGAGAGAATGACTGGATATGTGGGTGTATTTCTATTTGCAGATGTTGTATCAATAGTACTTATTAGTTTAGACTTTTAAAGCACGAAATAATCCTAAGGAATCTAAGTAAAAGAGAACCTATTTCTCTGTACCTCTATAGAAACCTTTTATTGTACTATCAAGGATGTTAAGGCTGCTAGTTAGAACAATGGATATACCAATAAATAATTCTTCACATATCTAATTTCTTCATCTTGAACAGACTAACCAATATGGGTGCAAATATTACAGGCCCTTGACCTGATTCGAGATCGGAATTTTAACATGCTCACAGACTCCTGTTTAGAGGGTCAATTTTCAAATGAGGAAGGGACGGAATTGGTGCGGTTAGCTTCAAGATGCCTACACTATGAACCCCGTGAACGACCTAATGTAAGATCTCTGGTGCAAGCATTGGCTCCTCTTCAGAAGGATCTTGAGGTGAAGAACTTTCCTTTCTCAATCTGGTACTCTTTGAGTTAAGGTCTCCTAAATTATGTCGTGGATTTCAATATGTTCTATTTACACCTTTATGTTCAAAGTGGTTATTTCTATATCTGAACTTTGCATGTATTTGTCCCTCCCTAACCTTTCCCTGGCATATACCATTTATGCTtgagtagtttttttaaaatgaaatttgaatctaacaaaatatttaacacGGTGATTTTGGCATCCTCATTGGACTTGAAgtctataatattataattgcAGTAATGTTGAAATGTTTTGCAGACTCCATCTTACGAACTGATGGAAATACCACGTGGTGGTGCAACATCTGTTCAATCATTGGCTCTTTCTCCTCTTGCTGAAGCTTGTTCTAGAAAGGATCTGACAGCAATACATGAAATACTAGAAAAGACGGGCTACAAGGATGATGAGGGAACAGCAAATGAGGTTAGTTATTTTCTCTTCTTGACTTTCTTTTGGGTCTTAACAGCACCTCCAGTATGATTTATGTGGGCTTTTGGTGACAATCTTTGTTTGTATGTCAACATTGATGAAACATTCTTAGAAAGTTACAAGCAAGCAAAGAAATCTTTTGTGTTGGAACAACACAAAATACTCTGCTGTTATCCTTCATGGACTCATTGCATATTTTATGTTTCACCTCAAAAAATATTCTTGGAATAGATTTTAATGTAAGGTCCTCTTCATAATCATTTCACTTTGATCCAGTGTGTTAAAGCAAAATAGTTAGTTGGAAAGTTGCACGGATGTTCTCGTGACATTTATATAGTTTCAGCATATGATGATGTGAAACCAGTTACCAGTCAGATATTGCGAGTAGttacatatatagatgaaactTTATCCTGGTGAATTATTTTGCAATCATCCTCTGATTCGAGTCACCCATTGTTCCACTGAAACTGTTATAGTGTTATGCTATTGCATGATCCATTTTTCCCTTGTTTCCTGCAGCTCTCGTTTCAGATGTGGACCAATCAAATGCAAGACACATTGAACTCAAAGAAGAAGGGTGACAATGCTTTTCGACAAAAGGACTTCCCTGCTGCAATTGACTGTTATTCTCAGGTTGATTTAACATCTATCTTTCTTGTGCTATATGGGTTTGTCAGAAATGTCACGAAAGAAGCATAATCAAATGTAATAATATTGAACATAATATGAACAGTCCATTTAATCTATTGATTTTCTTAAAAGAAGGTATTTGTGAAAACATCAATTTCAGGATTGCATGACTATCTGTAGACACCATCAGTCCACAAACTTTTGAACCTCACAGCTATTGTTGACTTTGCTCCTTTTTGTTGTATGCAGTTCATTGATGTTGGCACGATGGTTTCCCCGACCATTTATGCACGGCGTTGCCTGTCATATCTGATGAATGACATGGCAGAACAAGCTCTCAGTGATGCAATGCAAGCGCTAGTAATATGTCCAACATGGCCGACTGCATTTTATCTTCAGGCTGCTGCTTTGCTTTCTTTAGGCATGGAGAATGAAGCTCAAGAAGCAATAAAGGATGGTTGTGCCCACGAGACTAGCAGCAGTGGACATTGAATATGACCGAACAGATTTGTAGTCCAGAAAATGCACATAACTTCAGGTATATGCTAATAATAAATTCTACTGCTGAAATAACCTAGTAACTCGCGAAATCAGTAGAATTTTTATGTTAGGCTAAATGGCATGAATTTGAGTGTAGCTGTGTAGGCATTAAGTCATCCCTGAAGTTTCTAAACATCTGTGTGCAGTGCAATTTCTACTGCTACACTGTGGCTAATGCAACTCAAACACCAAATATGCTAGTACCGTACTTCCTGTTTTTGCCAGAATGGCATTTACTGGTGCAACCGTTAAATCCATCAGTGCCATCACTCAGAAAAACTTATATACAACCTGAGATGCTGTTGTTATAATAGGCTCAAAATGTTCTATGAACAATGGATACTCGGAAggaaaacattaatacatgtgaGGTATTGTTTGCCGTGTCCTTTAGTTCACTGTTATTCTGCTTGTGCAGGTGTTATGGTGTGAACAATCATTCGACAAGGAAGCAGCTGTTGTTCATTTGTCAGTTTGGCTAGGGGTTTCTTTAACCTTTGCTCTGATTTGCACGTGCGGAAGGTCGTCCACTCGTCCCTCGTCCATATGTTCATGTAGGATGTATATATGGAAGAAAGCGACAGCAGAGACCCTGAAAGAGATTCCAAAGACAGACGTTGAAGGCGAATAAGTCCTGCAGACAGGGGGGAAGGGCAAAACTTGGTCTTGGTTCCTCCTAcccgaaaaaaaaagggaaaacggAAAAAAGGGGATTGTTATCAGAAGGCATTGTTGATGTACATGTCAATCTTGCTGGTAGGCGTGTAAACTTGTACAGCAAGCGTTGTGTTTCCTTCAtgtcttttttctcttctctttctttggTTTTGTTTCATATGTGTTAGCCCCCATTGGTATATTCTAGAGAAGATCGTGGAATTCTTGTCAGGCGGAAATTGGCATTGTTGAAGGGCTTGGTTCATTTTCAAATCTTGCACGGTCTCGTCATCCTTGCTCCATTTGAATGTTGGTGCTGCACCGCTCGGCTATCCATTTTCAAATCAGCCGTCAAACCTCTGGGACGCACGGCACTTGAACCTTGGCGTTAGTGTGACAGGTCCAACGGCAAACACGACGAATGTGTACATGGGCACGGCGAGTTTGGTTGGCGGCAGCATCCTGCACGCACATACGCACGGCCgcgttaaaaaaatagattgatataattttttaaaacaatttctatagagtttttaaaaaatactgttTAGCGGTTAGGCACGCGTGGAAAAGAAAGGAATCCTCTTCAACTCATCTGGTTAAGGCTTAAGGCTTGAGTTTAGCTTAGCCAGCGAGCCGCGAGCAAAATTCAGCCGACCGTGGGAGTTCTGTCGATTTCAGCGCCGGAGCCAGCCACAGCCAGGGTACTCCTACGTTGCGGGCTTGCCACTTTCGCAGTTTCGCTGCCAGCGCAGCGCAGAATGCATGCACGAATGAAACAACATTCTGCTGCACTTGCGATCGAATTTCGGTAGTACTACTGACCCAACCTTGTTTATTCCGCTTCACCAACGAACGCCACTTCTGTGTGTAGTAGTGCATCCGGTGTTTCACGTAGCAGTTGTCAACCACTCTTACCTGGCTACTCCCCTTTATCTCCCACACTCACTCTGTCCACGAACCACTGCACAAACATATACCTATAAAGTCCATCTCATCTGTCCATGCAGACAGCCAGCTCGTGAACGACTCTCATCTCGCAACCAAAACCACCACTCTCTCTGCTACCTGTAGCAAGAGccaagagctagctagctagcaatcaTGAGTGCCGGCGAGCCTGCCGTCAGCATCCCCATCCACGACCACGACCATGGCAAGGCCCCGGCCACTTCTTCTGCCGTGCCTCCTgtcgcggccgccgccccggcaGCCGCGGTGGCGTCACGCAAGGTCGGCATCCCGTTCTTCCGCCGGGGCGACCACCACCGCGGCAGCCGCTGCCTGGCGTTCCTCGACTTCATCCTGCGGATCGCCGCCTTCGGCCCCGCCCTCGCGGCGGCCATCGCCAGCGGCACGTCCGACGAGACGCTCTCCGTCTTCACCGACTTCTACCAGTTCCGCGCCAGATTCGATGACTTCCCGGCCTTCCTGTCAGTATCATACATCAACTGTCTCCAACGCATCTCAGATCAGCAATTAATCGCGTAACGGCGTGCGAACTGATCATGATCCGGAATTCCGGATGCGTGCAGGTTCTTCATGGTGGCCAACGCGATCGTGGCAGGGTACCTGGTGCTGTCCCTCCCCTTCTCCGCCGTCCTCGTGATTCGTCCCCAGACCATTGGCCTCAGGCTTCTCCTGCTCGTCTGCGACAtggtatatacacacacacacacatctaTGCAATGATCAAACTGGTTTAATTGATTTGGAGCCATGAATGGGCGGCTGGCTGATGAGCTGAGCGATTGACAGATCATGGCTGCGCtgctgacggcggcggcggcagcggcggcggccatcgtGGACCTGGCGCACAACGGCAACATGCGGGCCAACTGGGTGGCCATATGTATGCAGTTCCATGGCTTCTGCCAGCGCACCAGCGGctccgtcgtcgcctcctTCCTCACCGTCCTCATCCTCATGCTCCTCGTCATCTTGGGCGCCTGCTCCATCCGCAAACGCTAGCTTAAATCGTGCctgcaattaatatatatacacatacatgcatatatttacGTTTGGTTTCTGCATGAATACGCGATTGAGTGAGTGCATTTTATTACAATTGTAATCTTATAATTCTTCTGTACCACATGCATTTCTGTACTTGTGAGCATTTTGCATGCATTGGTGAGTGATCGAGTGGTAGTGCATTGTACGTTCGTCtgtgcatcatcatcatccattGTTTCACTTAATTTCTCCATGTAAAAAAGGTCAATGGCGTGATCAGCGTGTTCTGTAATCTGAATTAAACATCCAATTCAAACACAGACATTCTGTCAACTTTGTATGGAACAAGTGTATCATATAGCTTGTTTTGCCAACACATcatttgtgtgttttttctaatttttctaaaaaaaaattgtgagacgGGCCGAATTGTAGCAGAAATGATAAGAAAGTACGGCCCAGGTGGCCCATTCCAGCTGTGGACGGACTCCCGCCGCATAGCAGCTGAAGCAGCCTTATCTTCCCCGTCTGgatgccatcgtcgtcgtcttcaaTTCGCGGGCCATTCGAATCCTCCTCCCCAGCACGAGACGGGGGAGAGAAGCCGGCCGCGGCATGCAGTTCCTCtcgctctccgccgccgtcgccgcctcgccggctgCCGTCCTCCCGCCGAAGCCATTCAAACCCCTCTCCTCCGCGGCCCCCTACCGGcgcccctccccgccgccgccgccgcctccgaccCCGGTATCCTCACCTTCACCGCCCCCGCCTCGCTCTTCTCCTCCCCAGAATCCCCTTGCGTCCAAGCTATGGCTATCCAGCAAgctctccccgccgccgcccgaaaCACTGGAGCAGCCCGCGCCTTCTCCTACTGTTACCCCACTGCCGCCGGCAGAAGCGGAGCCGGAGCCagaggcggcgccgcggaggGATGAGGATTTCCGCCACAAGGGGAAGGTATTCGTCGGGAACCTTCCGCTGTGGGCCAGGAAAGTGGAGATCGCCGAGTTTTTCCGCCAGTTTGGGCCCCTGGAGAAGGTCGAGCTCGTGCGCGGCCACGACGATCCTGAGCGCAACTTGGGCTTCTGCTTCCTCTACTATGGGGGCGACGAcgcggaggccgcggcggagcgTGCGGTGGAGGTTGACGGGGTGGACTTCCGTGGGAGGTCGCTCACCGTGAGGCTTGACGACGGCAGGAAAGGGAGGGCCAGGGCTGAGCAGCGGGAGCGCTGGGTGGACGACGGGCGGAGGCGAGAGGCACGGTCACCGTGGCATGAGAGCAGGGATGAGGCCTGCCGTGACTTCCGCAGGGTGGTGGAGTCACGGCCCGACAACTGGCAGGCCGTCGTCTCCGCATTCGAGAAGATACCCAAGGTAGCTTCTCAAACCATCTCAACTTTAGATTCTGGTAGTTCTGTTCAGGTGGAGTAGGATGCCAACTGCatgattatatatgtttttcaaacCAAACAGATCGCGCTATTATATGTTTACatgttatagtttataaaaaaacaagtgaaGTTCTATTGGGAGACTTAATTTTGCAATAAGCAGTACCATTCACATAGGAGCTCTACAAATATATGTGTTCCAAATGGGGACTTATGTGCCATCGGATATGCAATTCAAGTTTGAATTTACATGTTAGCGAACCTGTcatgaaaacaagaaaattgtcTGTTCATGTCATCTTCAGCTGTTAACAAATAGCTTAACCTATATGCCGGATGGAACTAAACCACCATCTGTGAGTTATTCATGTAATTATATTTTCctattattttataaccaAAGTCCTAGATGTAAACCTCACTTAACCATCTCTTTTAAAAAGCTGCTCCACGAGGTAATCTTCATTACACAAATATCAGATGCTTCACCAGTTCATCTTTTCCTAGTAGATTTCATGTTTATTCATGTACCCAATCTCTCGTATAGTTCACTAGTTCAGTATATTTTGTTAGTTATAAGTTTTAACTTTGCTTGAGAATAGGTACACAATTACTTCGGAGAGATTTTTGGTTAGCGAGTGCacaactatatttttcaaatgaaatCTAAAATGTGCCAATTGCTTAATGTTCAAAACTTGATATTCATGGTTATGTGTTCACATCTTCCTAAGAAAGTTCAAGAGCTATCTTTTCTTCGTATGAGGGACtgtggaagaaaaaaacaggTTTAGCTGATACTTAGTGAATCTATTTCTTTGAAGATAGAGGCATCTCATGACTCATTGCCATTGCTACATTTTCTCATGCAATGCATTGATACTTCTATCTGGATATTTCAGCCATCAAGGAGAGAATTTGGTTTGATGATTGTGTATTATGCCAAGCGAGGTGATAAGCATCATGCGCGTGCAACATTTGAGAACATGAGAGCAAGAGGAATAGAACCcaatgcatttgtttttactAGGTAGGTTTGTTTCTGCTGTTTGACAACATTTGTTGACGTTCTTTTCCCATCATGGACAAACTGATGTAGGATAAAATACATAGTTTGTACATTCTAATTCTGC
This window harbors:
- the LOC102711257 gene encoding probable serine/threonine-protein kinase BSK3, encoding MGGRVSKVVSCCCCCRSQQHGVVIESTEKTAEEDHGESYELPAFQEFSFEQLRLATSGFAVENIVSEHGEKAPNVVYKGKLDAQRRIAVKRFNRSAWPDPRQFLEEAKSVGQLRSKRLANLLGCCCEGDERLLVAEYMPNDTLAKHLFHWESQAMKWPMRLRVVLYLAEALEYCTSKGRALYHDLNAYRVLFDDDCNPRLSCFGLMKNSRDGKSYSTNLAFTPPEYMRTGRITPESVIYSFGTLLLDVLSGKHIPPSHALDLIRDRNFNMLTDSCLEGQFSNEEGTELVRLASRCLHYEPRERPNVRSLVQALAPLQKDLETPSYELMEIPRGGATSVQSLALSPLAEACSRKDLTAIHEILEKTGYKDDEGTANELSFQMWTNQMQDTLNSKKKGDNAFRQKDFPAAIDCYSQFIDVGTMVSPTIYARRCLSYLMNDMAEQALSDAMQALVICPTWPTAFYLQAAALLSLGMENEAQEAIKDGCAHETSSSGH
- the LOC107304134 gene encoding casparian strip membrane protein 1, with translation MSAGEPAVSIPIHDHDHGKAPATSSAVPPVAAAAPAAAVASRKVGIPFFRRGDHHRGSRCLAFLDFILRIAAFGPALAAAIASGTSDETLSVFTDFYQFRARFDDFPAFLFFMVANAIVAGYLVLSLPFSAVLVIRPQTIGLRLLLLVCDMIMAALLTAAAAAAAAIVDLAHNGNMRANWVAICMQFHGFCQRTSGSVVASFLTVLILMLLVILGACSIRKR